A window of Ranitomeya variabilis isolate aRanVar5 chromosome 2, aRanVar5.hap1, whole genome shotgun sequence contains these coding sequences:
- the LOC143805328 gene encoding uncharacterized protein LOC143805328 yields MAQQLLLTLCTQRSHDRCVWSAKRHNPLLLSTRPPLCNITGLHFLAELLRFLPLLNNITHRLVVSWCCYLFLVVASLLVLPSVMYLPVGTSWSSQVKMKLPGVVRPMCLSRKDGVFLNGKKPIKILTMRNSSTLSKSKYCCGTPVTVSALTMS; encoded by the exons ATGGCCCAGCAGCTCCTGCTCACTCTCTGTACCCAGCGATCACATGACCGCTGTGTATGGAGTGCGAAGCGTCAtaaccctctgctcctcagcactcgaccCCCACTCTGTAACATTACGGGTCTCCACTtcctggctgagttgctgcggttccttccacttctcaataatatcactcacag actggttgtctcctggtgctgctatCTGTTTCTGGTGGTGGCGTCTctactggtgctgccatctgtaat gtaccttccagtggggacaagCTGGAGCAGTCAAGTGAAAATGAAGCTTCCCGGGGTCGTCAGGCCCATGTGTCTCAGCAGGAAAGATGGGGT gttcctCAATGGGAAGAAGCCAATCAAGATATTGACAATGAGAAACTCATCAACCTTGTCCAAGAGCAAGTactgttgtgggacacccgtgacTGTCAGCGCTCTGACAATGTCGTGA